Below is a genomic region from Candidatus Methylomirabilis sp..
ATTCGCAAAGATCAACGGCAGGATCCCAAAGTTGATCAGGTTGGCGCGGTGGATGCGGGCGAACGAGGTGACGATGGCCCCTTTCAGGCCCAAGTACATCGGCGCCAGTGCCGCGTGTTCTCTGCTCGAGCCCTGGCCATAGTTGCTGCCCCCGACCACGAAGCCGCCGCCCTTCTCCTTTGCGCGCCTGGCGAACTCCGGATCGACCCGGCTGAAGGCATACTCCGAGATGGCCGGGATATTGCTGCGGAGCGGCAGGATCTTGGAGCCCGCCGGGAGGATATGGTCGGTGGTGATGTTGTCGCCCATCTTCAGGAGGAGTTCGCCCTCGATGGTGGAGGGGAGCTCGCCTCGGATCGGGACCGGCTTGATGTTGGGACCGCGCGTCACCTCGACCTGTTCCGGATGCGGCGATGGCGGGACGATCAGGTTGTCGTCAAGGACGAACCGCTCCGGCGGGAGAACCGACACCGGTTGGCTGACGCGCCTAGGGTGGACGATTTCGCCGGCCAGAGCAGAGGCCGCGCAGACCTCCGGGCTCGCCAGGTAGACCTTGTCGTTGGGCGCGCCGCTCCGTCCCTCGAAGTTGCGATTGAAGCTTCGGAGTGAGGCAGTGCCGCTGGCAGGGGCCTGACCCATGCCGATGCACGGGCCGCAGGCCGCCTCTAGAATCCGCCCCCCGGACGCGATCAGGTCGGTGAGCGCCCCGTTGGCGGCGATCATGGTGTAGACCTGCTTAGAACCTGGTGTGACCGTGAAGCTGATGTTTGGGTGAACCGTCTTCCCTTTCAGCATCATCGCGACCGTCATCAGATCTCGGAAAGATGAGTTGGTGCAGCTTCCGACGCAGACCTGCGAGATCTTGGTCCCCTCAACCTCAGAGACCGGGCAGACGTTGTCCGGGCTCGATGGCCGGGCCACCATCGGCTCGAGTCGGTCCAGATCGATCTCGATCACCTCGTCGTAGGTG
It encodes:
- a CDS encoding aconitate hydratase, which encodes MGMNLVQKIFEAHRVAGGLIPGKEVAIRIDQTLTQDATGTMAYLQFEAMGIPRVRTKLSVSYVDHNMLQTGFENADDHRFLQSIAAKYGIYFSRPGNGICHQVHLERFSTPGQILLGSDSHTPTCGGVGMIAIGAGGLDVAVAMGGGPFYLPMPKVLLVRLNGRLGPWGAAKDIILEVLRRLTVKGGVGKILEYGGDGVTCLTVPERATITNMGAELGATTSIFPSDEQTHRYLAAQGREGSWVPLAPDPNATYDEVIEIDLDRLEPMVARPSSPDNVCPVSEVEGTKISQVCVGSCTNSSFRDLMTVAMMLKGKTVHPNISFTVTPGSKQVYTMIAANGALTDLIASGGRILEAACGPCIGMGQAPASGTASLRSFNRNFEGRSGAPNDKVYLASPEVCAASALAGEIVHPRRVSQPVSVLPPERFVLDDNLIVPPSPHPEQVEVTRGPNIKPVPIRGELPSTIEGELLLKMGDNITTDHILPAGSKILPLRSNIPAISEYAFSRVDPEFARRAKEKGGGFVVGGSNYGQGSSREHAALAPMYLGLKGAIVTSFARIHRANLINFGILPLIFANERDYDGIDQGDHLRIERVAEQIRGGQQVVVSNVTKETEFVVRHDLTAREVDIVLAGGMLNYTIKATA